Proteins from a genomic interval of Diaminobutyricimonas aerilata:
- a CDS encoding S1C family serine protease, with translation MTTSPRRVRRLPLLGATALILPLLVLTGCGIIPTAPAAPASGAVDFEGVQSATIQIEAVGTFVDPEQGGYEAAGRGSGFIVNDEGLAVTNNHVVVGAGTLDVWVGGDTGTTLNAKVLGSSECLDLAVIQLQKGDYPHFDWRKGEIATATDVYAAGFPLGDPTFTMTRGIVSKASTAGETPWASIDNVIEHDAKIRGGNSGGPLVDGKGRLVGVNYAGNDQYDTNLAIHRDEVLAVVDDLAKGESVLSLGINAHAIADEEGNGLGVWVSSVAAGSVADESGIEPGDLLTRLQGVTLASDGTLSDYCDVLRTHGVDATLDVDVYRPSDGVYYRGQVNGDPLEAVQVVSQGGDAPESGAAAGEFVTVTDDSGAVTVEVPAAWSDVDGSGYTNDDGTWSSVIATPDMAGFSDGWNTPGVWVSASPDAAQNTTTDALLASANEFLLTECTSQGSQPFDDGVHSGVFEIYEGCADSGAAYLFLAAEANDGSYIITVAVQANTEDDLAAIDRIIGSFVAAF, from the coding sequence ATGACCACTTCTCCACGCCGCGTCCGGCGGCTTCCGCTTCTCGGCGCCACCGCGCTGATCCTGCCGCTCCTGGTTCTCACCGGCTGCGGCATCATCCCCACCGCCCCCGCAGCCCCAGCATCCGGCGCCGTCGACTTCGAGGGGGTGCAGTCCGCGACGATCCAGATCGAGGCGGTCGGCACCTTCGTCGACCCCGAACAGGGCGGATACGAAGCCGCCGGCCGCGGTTCGGGCTTCATCGTGAACGACGAAGGTCTCGCGGTCACCAACAACCACGTCGTCGTCGGCGCGGGCACGCTCGATGTGTGGGTCGGTGGAGACACGGGCACGACCCTCAATGCGAAGGTGCTCGGCTCGAGCGAGTGCCTCGACCTCGCCGTCATCCAGCTGCAGAAGGGCGACTATCCGCACTTCGACTGGCGCAAGGGCGAGATCGCCACGGCGACCGACGTCTACGCCGCGGGTTTCCCTCTCGGCGACCCCACGTTCACCATGACGCGCGGCATCGTGTCGAAGGCGTCGACCGCGGGTGAGACGCCGTGGGCGTCGATCGACAACGTGATCGAGCACGACGCGAAGATCCGCGGCGGCAACTCCGGCGGCCCGCTCGTCGACGGGAAGGGCCGCCTCGTCGGCGTCAACTACGCCGGCAACGACCAGTACGACACCAACCTCGCGATCCACCGCGACGAGGTGCTGGCGGTGGTCGACGACCTGGCGAAGGGCGAGAGCGTGTTGAGTCTCGGCATTAACGCGCACGCCATCGCCGATGAGGAGGGCAACGGGCTGGGGGTCTGGGTCAGTTCCGTCGCCGCCGGCTCCGTCGCCGACGAGTCGGGCATCGAACCCGGGGACCTGCTCACCCGCCTGCAGGGCGTGACCCTCGCCTCCGATGGCACCCTGTCGGACTACTGCGACGTGCTGCGCACCCACGGGGTCGACGCGACCCTCGACGTCGACGTGTACCGCCCCTCCGACGGCGTGTACTACCGCGGACAGGTGAACGGCGACCCGCTCGAGGCCGTGCAAGTCGTATCGCAGGGCGGCGACGCCCCCGAAAGCGGAGCGGCGGCCGGTGAGTTCGTCACCGTCACCGACGACTCCGGCGCGGTGACGGTCGAGGTGCCCGCGGCGTGGAGCGACGTCGATGGATCGGGCTACACGAACGACGACGGCACCTGGTCGAGCGTCATCGCGACCCCCGACATGGCCGGCTTCAGCGACGGGTGGAACACTCCCGGCGTCTGGGTCTCCGCGTCGCCCGACGCCGCGCAGAACACGACCACCGATGCGCTGCTCGCCTCGGCGAACGAGTTCCTGCTCACCGAGTGCACGTCGCAGGGTTCGCAGCCGTTCGACGACGGCGTGCACTCCGGCGTGTTCGAGATCTACGAGGGCTGCGCGGACAGCGGCGCCGCGTACCTGTTCCTGGCCGCGGAGGCGAACGACGGCTCGTACATCATCACCGTCGCCGTGCAGGCGAACACCGAAGACGACCTCGCTGCCATCGATCGCATCATCGGCAGCTTCGTCGCCGCGTTCTGA
- a CDS encoding FAD-binding oxidoreductase, which translates to MSDLIDHQLVQPYNVAAALRELRQALPGRVFVAGEPTAADLVPAFNTAWRHRAPLIVTPSKPADVSAVVQIAGRQSLTVKAIGTGHGLLGPVDAGIILVTRGLSSVEVDAETRVARIGAGARWQDVLDAAAPHGLAPLAGSAPHVGVVGYLLGGGLGPIARQFGFAADHVREIEVVTGVGEHLIVNAESHADLFWALRGGKVGLGIVVSVTIDLFPLATLWGGGVYFAAPDIEPVLHAWNDWSAALPEEFGTSAAILRLPPAPFIPEPLRGQTVLHVRVAYTGTAAEGERLLAPLRAVRTPLLERVADLPYAQLGAIHQDPAEPMPYTEGGVLLRDLDDAALDALLAAVGPDAPVPLAAVELRLLGGAVARPAGAPNAIAGRDAAFALHIVGAPVPELLDTVIPAVIEGVFSAMHPWVAEELQPNFVGPANPGEHRDRIWAPDTARRLDAVRAGYDPFRVFA; encoded by the coding sequence ATGTCCGACCTCATCGATCACCAGCTGGTGCAGCCGTACAACGTCGCGGCCGCACTCCGCGAACTCCGGCAGGCGCTGCCCGGCCGCGTCTTCGTCGCGGGGGAGCCGACCGCCGCCGACCTGGTGCCCGCCTTCAACACGGCCTGGCGGCACCGCGCCCCGCTCATCGTCACGCCGTCGAAGCCCGCCGACGTCTCCGCGGTCGTGCAGATCGCCGGACGGCAGTCGCTCACGGTGAAGGCCATCGGCACCGGGCACGGCCTGCTCGGCCCGGTGGATGCGGGAATCATCCTCGTGACCCGTGGCCTGAGCTCGGTCGAGGTCGACGCCGAGACCCGGGTCGCCCGCATCGGTGCGGGTGCCCGCTGGCAGGACGTGCTCGACGCCGCCGCTCCGCACGGGCTCGCCCCTCTCGCCGGATCGGCACCGCACGTCGGCGTGGTCGGCTACCTGCTCGGCGGCGGACTGGGCCCGATCGCCCGGCAGTTCGGTTTCGCTGCCGACCACGTGCGCGAGATCGAAGTGGTCACCGGCGTGGGCGAGCACCTCATCGTCAACGCCGAGAGTCACGCCGACCTCTTCTGGGCGTTGCGCGGCGGCAAGGTCGGACTCGGCATCGTCGTCTCGGTCACGATCGACCTGTTCCCGCTCGCGACGCTGTGGGGTGGCGGCGTCTACTTCGCGGCGCCCGACATCGAGCCGGTGCTGCACGCCTGGAACGACTGGAGCGCCGCGTTGCCGGAGGAGTTCGGCACGTCGGCGGCGATCCTGCGGCTGCCCCCGGCGCCGTTCATCCCGGAGCCGCTGCGCGGGCAGACGGTGCTGCACGTGCGGGTCGCCTACACCGGCACCGCCGCCGAGGGGGAGCGACTGCTCGCCCCGCTGCGCGCGGTGCGCACGCCGCTGCTCGAGCGGGTGGCGGACCTGCCGTACGCGCAACTCGGCGCGATCCACCAGGATCCGGCCGAACCCATGCCGTACACCGAGGGCGGTGTGCTGCTGCGCGACCTCGACGACGCCGCACTCGACGCGCTGCTCGCCGCGGTGGGCCCGGATGCGCCGGTGCCGCTCGCCGCCGTCGAGCTGCGTCTGCTGGGCGGTGCGGTCGCGCGACCCGCGGGTGCGCCGAACGCGATCGCCGGCCGCGACGCCGCGTTCGCGCTGCACATCGTCGGCGCTCCCGTGCCCGAACTGCTCGACACCGTCATCCCCGCCGTCATCGAGGGCGTCTTCTCCGCGATGCATCCCTGGGTCGCGGAAGAGCTGCAGCCGAACTTCGTCGGCCCCGCGAACCCGGGGGAGCACCGCGATCGCATCTGGGCGCCCGACACCGCCCGGCGTCTCGACGCGGTGCGCGCCGGGTACGACCCTTTCCGCGTCTTCGCCTGA
- a CDS encoding SDR family NAD(P)-dependent oxidoreductase, with product MRIAITGANAGIGLRAARLLAAEGHHVVALCRSVDRARAALGDDPRIQIQRLDLSSRASVSAAAERLVADGPLDALINNAAVFDQSQKQAVFTPDGHEAVWQTNHLGPFEFTARVSAALAASASPRLLFIASKGIVTMPRIRIRYGELDSADWYTPVKAYYHSKLAQTMTAVHLAELAGERVSVSCLRVPAVRLDADRLAAQPALLRMLYAPKNRVAADPAAIAAVYRDLISDGRQRSAEEVYVDEHGKVVPLPTFAAQQEERERLWRETSAIVGDPTWSLGGGR from the coding sequence ATGAGGATCGCCATCACCGGCGCGAACGCCGGCATCGGCCTCCGCGCCGCCCGCTTGCTCGCCGCCGAAGGACACCATGTGGTGGCCCTCTGCCGCAGCGTCGACCGCGCCCGCGCCGCCCTCGGCGACGACCCGCGCATCCAGATCCAGCGACTGGATCTCTCCTCCCGCGCGAGCGTGAGTGCCGCGGCGGAACGGCTCGTCGCAGACGGCCCGCTCGACGCGCTCATCAACAACGCCGCGGTGTTCGACCAGTCGCAGAAGCAGGCGGTGTTCACCCCCGACGGGCACGAGGCCGTCTGGCAGACCAACCACCTCGGCCCGTTCGAGTTCACCGCTCGGGTGAGCGCGGCACTCGCCGCATCCGCATCACCGCGGTTGTTGTTCATCGCGAGCAAGGGCATCGTGACGATGCCGCGCATCCGCATCCGGTACGGCGAACTCGACTCGGCGGACTGGTACACCCCGGTGAAGGCGTACTACCACTCGAAGCTCGCCCAGACGATGACGGCCGTCCACCTCGCCGAGCTGGCGGGCGAGCGCGTGAGCGTGTCGTGTCTGCGAGTTCCGGCCGTGCGGTTGGACGCCGACCGGCTCGCGGCGCAGCCGGCACTGTTGCGCATGCTCTACGCGCCGAAGAATCGTGTGGCGGCGGATCCCGCCGCGATCGCTGCGGTCTACCGCGATCTCATCTCCGACGGTCGGCAGCGCTCGGCCGAGGAGGTCTACGTCGACGAGCACGGGAAGGTCGTGCCGCTGCCCACGTTCGCCGCTCAGCAAGAAGAGCGGGAGCGTCTGTGGCGCGAGACCTCCGCCATCGTCGGAGATCCGACTTGGAGTCTCGGCGGCGGTCGGTGA
- a CDS encoding helix-turn-helix transcriptional regulator, whose protein sequence is MTLALHHLPERTDTPSPWTAEEAVLVVTRAGSVVQVTDAARRMLAGRGLTADARLTGPLLETIGGVWARAGRFPGDPVAPVRAHLPGGIVGRAVVVRGDRGVRHAVITLSRSRAHGAVSTLAATHGLTARETDVVMQVLTGAPTKRIAADLRLSAYTVQDHLKAVFAKIGVGSRAQLVALVLDRLDLTD, encoded by the coding sequence GTGACCCTCGCCCTCCACCACCTGCCCGAACGGACCGACACTCCCTCGCCGTGGACGGCGGAGGAAGCCGTGCTCGTGGTCACCCGTGCCGGCTCCGTCGTGCAGGTGACCGACGCTGCGCGGCGGATGCTCGCCGGGCGCGGGCTCACCGCCGACGCCCGCCTCACCGGGCCGCTGCTCGAGACGATCGGCGGCGTGTGGGCGCGAGCGGGGCGGTTCCCCGGCGATCCGGTCGCGCCCGTGCGTGCACACCTGCCGGGCGGCATCGTGGGCCGCGCCGTCGTGGTGCGGGGCGACCGCGGAGTCCGCCACGCCGTCATCACCCTGTCGCGCTCACGCGCGCACGGTGCCGTGTCGACACTCGCCGCGACGCACGGTCTCACGGCCCGGGAGACGGACGTCGTGATGCAGGTGCTCACGGGCGCTCCGACGAAGCGCATCGCCGCGGACCTGCGACTGTCGGCCTACACGGTGCAGGACCACCTCAAGGCGGTCTTCGCCAAGATCGGCGTCGGCAGCCGTGCGCAACTGGTCGCCCTCGTGCTCGACCGGCTCGACCTCACTGACTGA
- a CDS encoding helix-turn-helix transcriptional regulator — MTDELGAFLRASRNRTDPARHGFGGAVRRRVAGLRREEVAALAGVSVDYYTRLEQGRETRPSLQVVDALAGVFDLDRDARQHVYRLAGLMPIIDLAPSGDAPSPELRQLLDAWPHTPAVVFNHAYDVLASNRIGEALFAPFDPERNLLLSVFLDPGARSFYDDWPAAARNSAGALRFALGQVPDDRRLLDVLETLLRHSVEFRRLWDDPEVRGKSMEFKRLNHPQVGLLELTMQTFEVRSAPGQQLIVYHPAPGSRSDDGLRILGTLAETASRRLLEDPRSAGPSIAGSRAPALAPDCCVGTHRAGSVRER, encoded by the coding sequence ATGACTGACGAGCTCGGCGCGTTCCTGCGGGCCAGCCGCAACCGCACCGACCCCGCCCGCCACGGCTTCGGCGGCGCGGTGCGGCGCCGGGTCGCCGGGCTGCGCCGCGAGGAGGTCGCCGCCCTCGCCGGCGTCAGCGTCGACTACTACACGCGGCTCGAGCAGGGGCGTGAGACCCGGCCGTCGCTGCAGGTGGTCGACGCCCTCGCGGGGGTGTTCGACCTCGACCGGGATGCGCGACAGCACGTCTACCGCCTCGCCGGCCTCATGCCGATCATCGACCTAGCCCCCAGCGGCGACGCGCCCTCGCCCGAGCTGCGGCAGCTGCTCGACGCCTGGCCGCACACCCCCGCCGTGGTGTTCAACCACGCCTACGACGTGCTCGCCTCCAACCGGATCGGCGAGGCGCTCTTCGCGCCCTTCGATCCGGAGCGGAACCTGCTGCTGTCGGTGTTCCTCGACCCCGGTGCGCGTTCGTTCTACGACGACTGGCCCGCCGCCGCCCGCAACAGCGCCGGCGCGCTGCGGTTCGCGCTCGGGCAGGTTCCGGATGACCGGCGCCTGCTCGATGTGCTCGAGACGTTGCTGCGGCACAGCGTCGAGTTCCGCCGCCTCTGGGACGACCCCGAGGTGCGCGGCAAGAGCATGGAGTTCAAGCGCCTCAACCACCCGCAGGTGGGTCTGCTCGAGCTGACGATGCAGACCTTCGAGGTGCGCAGCGCCCCCGGCCAGCAGCTCATCGTCTACCACCCCGCGCCCGGCAGCCGGTCCGACGACGGCCTGCGCATCCTCGGCACGCTCGCCGAGACCGCGTCTCGACGGCTACTCGAGGACCCCCGCTCGGCAGGCCCCTCCATCGCGGGTAGTCGAGCGCCGGCGCTGGCGCCCGATTGCTGTGTTGGCACGCACCGCGCGGGATCCGTTCGGGAGCGGTAA
- a CDS encoding TetR/AcrR family transcriptional regulator, with amino-acid sequence MTRNEPDNRPGEAASDRRASIADAAIRIVAREGLRSLTHRAVDRELDLPTGSTSYYVRTRKQLIELVVHRLANRTRADLSASPASAVVEREGATVTDAAGALAALLERIAARSDDQLARFALAVDLHSDRELHRFITNSSPIREQMLAGARAVVSAAGAPDVDEAARGLLVVVDGLLFDRLAGSGVDSGHRADPATVIAAYLRGLPATAS; translated from the coding sequence ATGACGAGAAACGAGCCGGATAATCGCCCCGGCGAGGCCGCATCCGACCGCCGCGCCTCCATCGCCGACGCGGCGATCCGCATCGTGGCCCGCGAGGGACTGCGCTCGCTCACCCACCGTGCCGTGGACAGGGAACTCGATCTCCCGACCGGGTCGACCTCGTACTACGTGCGCACGCGCAAGCAGCTCATCGAACTGGTGGTGCACCGACTCGCGAACCGCACACGCGCGGATCTGAGCGCGAGCCCCGCATCCGCCGTCGTCGAACGGGAGGGCGCGACCGTGACCGACGCAGCAGGGGCGCTCGCGGCGCTTCTCGAACGCATCGCGGCCCGGTCGGATGACCAGCTCGCCCGCTTCGCGCTCGCGGTCGACCTGCACTCCGACCGGGAGCTGCACCGCTTCATCACCAACTCGTCTCCGATCCGCGAACAGATGCTCGCCGGCGCCCGGGCCGTCGTGTCGGCCGCCGGAGCCCCCGATGTGGACGAGGCCGCGCGGGGACTCCTCGTGGTCGTCGACGGACTGCTCTTCGACCGGTTGGCCGGCAGCGGGGTCGACTCGGGCCATCGCGCGGACCCCGCCACCGTGATCGCGGCCTACCTCCGCGGGCTGCCCGCGACGGCATCGTGA
- a CDS encoding Atu4866 domain-containing protein translates to MTNSGTHNTTWTEGSQVGLWVTADRRIRHELRADGTYVEARGQREAAYTGRYWMEGTHIEYLDDTGFTADGDFVDGVLYHAGMVLTKDD, encoded by the coding sequence ATGACGAACAGCGGAACGCACAACACCACGTGGACCGAGGGCTCGCAGGTGGGGCTCTGGGTCACCGCCGACCGGCGGATCCGGCACGAGTTGCGCGCCGACGGCACCTACGTCGAGGCGCGCGGGCAGCGTGAGGCCGCGTACACCGGCCGCTACTGGATGGAGGGCACCCACATCGAGTACCTCGACGACACCGGGTTCACCGCCGACGGCGACTTCGTCGACGGCGTCCTGTACCACGCCGGGATGGTGCTGACGAAGGATGACTGA
- a CDS encoding BTAD domain-containing putative transcriptional regulator has translation MSDDPPLLRLLGTISLSGAVLRPGRVVTLLARLAVADGRVVPTDRLIAELWPDDAPDSAQASLHVYVSRLRRQLAGTPFEVETRGHGYVLLGPQHQIDVTRFVQVSTEARTHADAQEWTAALEAARSAEELWTGEPFGGAVLGDDLRAVQTRLGSRLSDARETRAAALIELGHGGDAEKLIEELLTEDRLNERRWRLRMRAQHAAGTTALALASFDEFRRLLAEELGVDPDPLTRRLHQRLLQSSSDDVPTASAPGIEIISRRAELSAIDYAIRSAAAGAGRVVLLSGEPGIGKTVLIEHAVAAADGRGVTAVVARGVQGPGTPPLWMWEEVLGALGSGDGAGELQAIIDRLPGGAAGSDEGRFRLAQAICARVVEHARRRPVVLVFDDLQWADESTVLTTLALASGIARRACTLVLASRSGLAPDGVIARRLADIARLPHTNAFDLDPFGRAEVGAMLPAGTSPVVVQQLLDWTGGNPYFLRQMIAAGPRTVVPSSAIELLRSWMADLDDDTRGALQLMAVGGRRCATALLADAAEVVPARVPELLDAARERGLVHGDGREWSFTHDLAREAVLAELGDERRAALHGRLADAMARRDPEGTGDLEQYANHRYEAAAGMPSRDAYRASVAAADHARAAHAYPRAATHRERALEMLEVSAGTRPERFATLLALAEERRLDGDVLRAAEALGRAIELAELLDDRELLVRAVTMYGGVTFWNWRQFDEHDAGTIALLERLVSELPPEEWRARAELLGTLAVERYYGDERLRGVGEAERAAELARQVGDPVLRGRVLNNLFIANWFPGRDAIRLAALDESLALAGHGLPPLTEAVARMHRVSLRLRHADIAGYEDDLDRLARLVPRLLREELDSQLATQVTGRAILRGEFRLARELAADAADRFARTTLWGAEWVRLIHAYSLERMDGDPGALADPLVEAAAAPEHTPLRWTAVLALAQAGRPDEARERQSRWNIRRLPGVTHWGSELEWAQAAETALLLGSPRLDEVYARLRPLAGQLIDVGSGLAVWGTMDALLARLADALGENALAAEHRDADAALTDHVGDALGAAPGWVRTTVSQ, from the coding sequence GTGAGCGACGACCCGCCCCTTCTCCGTCTGCTGGGCACCATCTCGCTGTCCGGAGCGGTGTTGCGGCCCGGTCGCGTCGTCACGCTGCTCGCCCGGCTCGCCGTCGCCGATGGCCGCGTCGTGCCGACCGACCGCCTGATCGCCGAACTGTGGCCCGACGACGCACCCGACTCGGCGCAGGCCTCCCTCCATGTGTATGTCTCGCGGCTGCGGAGGCAGCTCGCCGGCACACCGTTCGAGGTGGAGACCCGCGGGCACGGGTACGTGCTGCTCGGACCGCAACACCAGATCGACGTCACCCGGTTCGTGCAGGTATCGACCGAGGCCCGCACCCACGCCGACGCGCAGGAGTGGACTGCCGCCCTCGAGGCCGCCCGCAGCGCGGAGGAGCTCTGGACGGGGGAGCCGTTCGGCGGTGCGGTGCTCGGCGATGACCTGCGTGCCGTGCAGACCCGCCTCGGGTCACGCCTGTCGGATGCCCGCGAAACGCGCGCCGCCGCCCTCATCGAACTCGGTCACGGCGGTGATGCCGAGAAGCTGATCGAGGAGCTGCTCACCGAGGACCGGCTCAACGAGCGGCGATGGCGACTGCGGATGCGTGCACAGCACGCGGCGGGAACGACCGCGCTCGCGCTCGCGAGCTTCGACGAGTTCCGCCGACTGCTCGCCGAGGAACTCGGCGTCGACCCCGACCCGCTCACCCGTCGACTGCACCAGCGCCTGCTGCAGTCCTCGTCCGACGACGTGCCCACCGCATCCGCGCCGGGCATCGAGATCATCTCGCGGCGCGCCGAGCTCAGCGCGATCGACTACGCCATCCGCTCCGCCGCCGCGGGCGCGGGCCGTGTGGTGCTGCTCTCGGGCGAACCCGGAATCGGCAAGACGGTGCTGATCGAGCATGCCGTCGCGGCGGCCGATGGCCGTGGGGTCACGGCGGTGGTCGCCCGTGGCGTGCAGGGCCCGGGTACACCGCCGTTGTGGATGTGGGAGGAGGTACTCGGAGCGCTCGGCAGCGGGGACGGGGCCGGCGAGTTGCAGGCGATCATCGACCGGTTGCCGGGCGGAGCCGCAGGGTCGGACGAAGGGCGCTTCCGCCTTGCACAAGCGATCTGCGCCCGCGTGGTCGAGCACGCGCGTCGTCGCCCCGTCGTGCTCGTGTTCGACGATCTGCAGTGGGCCGACGAGAGCACCGTGCTCACGACGCTCGCGCTGGCCTCCGGCATCGCCCGCCGTGCCTGCACGCTCGTGCTCGCGAGCCGTTCGGGGCTCGCGCCCGACGGGGTGATCGCGCGTCGGCTCGCGGACATCGCCCGTCTGCCGCACACGAACGCGTTCGACCTCGACCCGTTCGGGCGGGCGGAGGTCGGCGCCATGCTTCCGGCAGGCACCTCGCCCGTGGTCGTGCAGCAGCTGCTCGACTGGACCGGTGGCAACCCCTACTTCCTGCGGCAGATGATCGCCGCGGGCCCGCGCACCGTCGTGCCCTCGTCCGCCATCGAGTTGCTGCGCAGCTGGATGGCCGACCTCGACGACGACACGCGCGGGGCGCTGCAGCTCATGGCGGTGGGCGGACGACGATGCGCGACGGCGCTGCTCGCGGATGCCGCCGAGGTGGTGCCCGCGCGCGTGCCGGAGCTGCTCGATGCGGCCCGCGAGCGCGGGCTCGTGCACGGCGATGGCCGGGAATGGAGCTTCACCCACGACCTCGCGCGGGAGGCGGTACTCGCTGAACTGGGCGACGAACGACGCGCCGCTCTGCACGGGCGACTCGCCGACGCCATGGCGCGCCGCGACCCGGAGGGCACGGGCGACCTCGAGCAGTACGCGAACCACCGTTACGAGGCGGCGGCGGGCATGCCGTCGCGTGACGCGTATCGCGCCAGTGTGGCCGCGGCCGACCACGCCCGCGCAGCGCACGCCTACCCGCGGGCGGCGACCCACCGCGAACGGGCTCTCGAGATGCTCGAGGTGAGCGCCGGGACGCGCCCCGAGAGGTTCGCGACCTTGCTCGCCCTGGCCGAGGAACGCCGGCTCGACGGCGATGTCCTGCGCGCCGCCGAGGCGCTCGGTCGGGCGATCGAACTGGCGGAACTCCTCGACGACCGGGAGCTGTTGGTACGCGCCGTCACCATGTACGGCGGGGTCACCTTCTGGAACTGGCGGCAGTTCGACGAACACGACGCCGGCACCATCGCGCTGCTCGAGCGTCTCGTGTCCGAGTTGCCCCCGGAGGAATGGCGCGCGCGAGCGGAGCTGCTCGGCACCCTCGCGGTGGAGCGCTATTACGGCGACGAACGCCTGCGCGGTGTCGGCGAGGCCGAGCGTGCGGCGGAACTCGCGCGCCAGGTCGGCGACCCGGTGTTGCGGGGGCGGGTGCTGAACAACCTCTTCATCGCGAACTGGTTCCCCGGCCGCGATGCCATCCGTCTCGCCGCCCTGGACGAGTCACTCGCCCTCGCCGGGCACGGGCTGCCGCCGCTGACCGAGGCGGTCGCGCGGATGCACCGGGTCAGTCTGCGACTGCGTCACGCCGACATCGCCGGATACGAGGACGACCTCGACCGGCTGGCCCGCCTCGTGCCCCGGCTGCTGCGTGAGGAGCTCGACAGCCAGCTCGCCACCCAGGTGACGGGGCGCGCCATCCTGCGCGGCGAGTTCCGGCTCGCCCGCGAGCTCGCCGCGGACGCCGCCGACCGTTTCGCGCGCACCACCCTGTGGGGCGCGGAATGGGTGCGGCTCATCCACGCCTATTCCCTCGAACGGATGGACGGCGACCCCGGTGCTCTCGCCGACCCCCTCGTCGAGGCGGCCGCGGCCCCGGAGCACACGCCGCTGCGCTGGACCGCGGTGCTCGCCCTCGCCCAGGCCGGTCGGCCGGACGAGGCCCGCGAGCGGCAGTCGCGCTGGAACATCCGCCGGCTGCCCGGAGTGACGCACTGGGGCAGCGAGCTCGAGTGGGCGCAGGCGGCCGAGACGGCTCTGCTGCTCGGCTCGCCACGGCTCGACGAGGTGTACGCACGACTGCGCCCACTCGCCGGGCAGCTCATCGATGTCGGCAGCGGCCTCGCGGTATGGGGCACGATGGACGCTCTATTGGCCCGGCTCGCAGACGCCCTCGGCGAGAACGCTCTTGCGGCGGAGCATCGAGACGCGGACGCCGCGCTCACCGACCATGTCGGCGACGCACTCGGCGCGGCGCCCGGGTGGGTGCGCACGACCGTCAGTCAGTGA
- a CDS encoding DUF4839 domain-containing protein, translating into MLLTVAIVTGIINEGGSSGRNEAAGNSRDDGTSAPSTAASNEPEPSASSAPAAIALTPESNAELAALLQLGNICDDSIAAFAEKYKGAMIAFDGSIGALNNHNGATTRYDLLLGAGDFSETSAPGPAFQYRDVNLTNDLHYVGVVPDTIGVGTNLRVTAEVDEYEPNTCLFLLEPVETSIR; encoded by the coding sequence GTGCTACTCACCGTCGCTATCGTCACGGGGATCATCAACGAAGGAGGTAGCTCCGGGCGGAATGAGGCCGCTGGGAACTCACGCGACGACGGCACTTCAGCTCCGAGCACGGCTGCCTCTAATGAACCTGAGCCAAGCGCCTCCTCCGCCCCGGCTGCGATCGCTTTGACCCCTGAGAGCAACGCTGAGCTCGCGGCGCTACTACAGCTTGGCAATATTTGCGACGATTCCATCGCCGCCTTCGCTGAGAAGTACAAGGGCGCAATGATCGCTTTTGATGGAAGCATTGGCGCCCTCAACAACCACAACGGCGCAACGACCCGGTACGACCTGCTGCTCGGTGCGGGCGACTTCAGCGAGACCTCGGCCCCCGGACCGGCCTTTCAGTATCGCGATGTCAATCTCACCAACGACCTGCATTACGTCGGGGTCGTACCCGACACGATCGGCGTTGGAACGAATCTGCGGGTGACCGCCGAAGTGGATGAGTACGAGCCGAACACCTGCCTCTTCCTTCTGGAGCCAGTCGAGACGTCCATCCGTTAG